A single region of the Parcubacteria group bacterium genome encodes:
- the uvrC gene encoding excinuclease ABC subunit UvrC: MPEIIEKQLKTLPLSPGVYFFKDGKGVILYIGKANKLRSRVRSYFRGAAELSDAKKIMVKRIASIETTITSNEQEALILESIMVKRHKPHFNVSLKDDKSYNFIKIDYRYPRPVVTTVRRPEFDAGRSRAKYFGPYTSGGTLYENLRILRRIFPYRKKPKEPTVFEQELMKKRSLGPIPQTDEEYKDMIARLARVVEGDTDDVIRDLKTRMQTLAANKQYETAAAVRDQIKNLELIQSRQKIMSVRGGSQDVISIFKKDDSAAVNVFVIRGGKLINKLNFLLQHAAGETMTQLVGAFLAQYYSEASNTPRELVLPIRTSLTPRDIAALARERVAGSISISVPARGKKRDLIKLGEENAKEYLEQSRASWEKAAESALNGLKKALKLKELPKRIEGYDISNIQGEFPVGSMAVFVDGTPVPSEYRKFKIKTVKGSNDFASLAEVLKRRFKNDGWPTPNLVLLDGGKGQLSTVLNALYSPSSNSGSPETAKGISGVVLEGDRGWSGKGMRPNQFIALAKREEEVFQGASLKKINIDPASSAGRLLQRIRDEAHRFGQKYYHARHAKAETKSILDDAPGIGPKTKKLLIQKFGSVSGIRNADKDDIIQLVGEAKTKTLLENL, from the coding sequence ATGCCTGAAATTATTGAAAAACAGCTCAAAACCCTGCCCCTTTCCCCTGGGGTGTACTTCTTCAAGGATGGCAAGGGAGTGATTTTGTACATCGGAAAAGCAAATAAATTGCGGAGCCGCGTGCGGTCGTATTTCAGGGGCGCCGCGGAACTTTCGGACGCAAAAAAAATCATGGTTAAGAGGATAGCGTCCATTGAAACCACAATCACGTCCAACGAGCAGGAGGCCTTGATTTTGGAATCCATCATGGTCAAACGACACAAGCCGCATTTCAACGTCTCGCTCAAGGATGACAAGAGCTACAACTTCATTAAAATTGACTACCGCTACCCCCGCCCGGTTGTCACGACCGTGCGCAGGCCGGAATTTGACGCGGGCCGCTCCCGCGCCAAGTACTTTGGGCCGTACACGTCCGGCGGAACTCTGTATGAAAATTTGCGCATTTTGCGCCGCATATTCCCGTACCGAAAAAAACCCAAAGAGCCTACGGTATTTGAACAAGAGCTCATGAAGAAACGCTCCCTCGGCCCCATTCCCCAGACTGACGAAGAATACAAGGATATGATTGCGCGGCTCGCGCGCGTGGTTGAGGGTGATACTGATGACGTTATCCGCGACCTAAAAACGCGCATGCAGACCCTTGCCGCGAACAAACAGTATGAGACTGCGGCAGCAGTGCGCGACCAGATTAAAAATCTTGAATTGATACAGTCGCGCCAGAAAATCATGTCAGTCAGAGGAGGCAGTCAGGACGTTATCAGTATTTTCAAGAAAGACGATTCAGCTGCAGTGAACGTATTCGTGATTCGCGGCGGCAAGCTCATCAATAAATTGAATTTCCTGCTCCAGCACGCGGCCGGGGAAACCATGACCCAACTGGTTGGCGCGTTTCTGGCGCAGTACTATTCCGAAGCAAGCAACACGCCCCGGGAACTGGTCCTGCCCATACGCACCAGTTTGACGCCTCGCGATATTGCGGCGCTCGCCCGGGAGCGCGTGGCGGGCAGCATCAGCATCAGCGTTCCGGCTCGCGGCAAAAAGCGTGATTTGATCAAACTCGGCGAAGAAAACGCGAAAGAATACCTGGAGCAGTCCAGGGCGTCCTGGGAAAAAGCCGCCGAAAGCGCGCTCAATGGATTAAAAAAAGCGCTCAAGCTCAAGGAGCTGCCCAAGCGCATTGAGGGCTATGACATCTCCAATATCCAGGGCGAGTTTCCGGTAGGTTCCATGGCAGTGTTCGTTGATGGCACGCCGGTGCCGTCCGAGTACCGCAAGTTCAAAATCAAAACTGTCAAAGGCAGCAATGACTTTGCGTCGCTTGCCGAGGTGTTGAAACGCAGATTTAAGAATGACGGATGGCCCACGCCCAACCTGGTGCTCTTGGATGGCGGCAAAGGCCAGCTCTCAACCGTTCTCAACGCTCTCTATTCCCCCTCCTCTAACTCGGGGTCCCCAGAAACTGCCAAAGGCATTTCTGGGGTGGTATTGGAGGGGGATAGGGGGTGGTCAGGAAAAGGCATGCGACCAAACCAGTTCATTGCGCTCGCCAAGCGAGAGGAAGAAGTGTTCCAGGGCGCGAGCTTGAAAAAAATCAATATAGACCCCGCCTCATCGGCGGGCAGATTACTCCAGCGCATCCGCGACGAGGCGCATCGGTTCGGCCAAAAATATTACCACGCAAGGCACGCCAAAGCGGAAACCAAATCAATTTTGGACGACGCGCCCGGCATCGGGCCAAAGACCAAAAAACTTTTGATCCAAAAATTCGGTTCAGTTTCGGGTATACGAAACGCGGATAAGGATGATATAATCCAGTTAGTCGGAGAAGCAAAAACAAAAACGCTTCTGGAGAACCTATAA
- the uvrA gene encoding excinuclease ABC subunit UvrA, which yields MCGIDLSVKGARVHNLKNISLDLPRNKLVVITGLSGSGKSSLAFDTIYAEGQRRYVESLSAYARQFLGLMDKPDVERIDGLSPAISIDQKSASHNPRSTVGTVTEVYDYLRVLYARVGTPHCPQCGKVITKQTKQQIINQIQKLSDGTKIMVLSPMIRDQKGEHRHVFAELARAGFARVRLDSEVIPLEEAQDKRLDKQKKHTIEVVVDRLTVKAKPSADDRTRLADSLGTALELGDGLVIISEVDSGRDTLYSEHLACAGCGINLPLLEPRNFSFNSPHGACVECGGLGTKLEVDPDLVIPNKKLSIAEGAIRPWSRTAAFQGWYFRILEAVAKQSGFSIRKPVKELAKKDVDAVLYGTGSTAYRVSNPEAEGKIKEFETTYEGVLANLARRYQETDSDYIRREIETYMRIKLCPKCLGKRLKPEALSVTIAGRSIAQVTDSSIDEALAHFKVLGSSRGGLTASEMQIAKLVLKEVVARLEFLRNVGLNYLTLARAAHTLSGGEAQRIRLATQIGSALTGVLYVLDEPSIGLHQRDNARLIETLKALRDLGNTVIVVEHDEETISAADWVVDIGPGAGKHGGNVVAQGTPAQIKKSSKSVTGQFLSGKRSIAVPERHHKGNGKAISILGASEFNLKNINVDIPLGKLIAITGVSGSGKSTLMTDILAKALLQHFYRAKERPGKHRAINGLEHIDKVIDIDQSPIGRTPRSNPATYTGLFTPIRDLFTQLPEAKIRGYKAGKFSFNVKGGRCEACEGDGVKRIEMNFLPDVYVECEECRGKRYSREILEIHYKEKNIAEVLEMTVDEAAEFFKNIPIIKTKLDTLFEVGLGYIHLGQQATTLSGGEAQRIKLATELSRRATGRTLYILDEPTTGLHFADVERLLAVLNALCNKGNTVLIIEHNLDVIKSCDWIIDLGPEGGDGGGELVASGTPRDVAKVNKSYTGQYLKKVL from the coding sequence CTGTGCGGTATTGATTTATCAGTCAAGGGAGCGCGGGTTCATAATCTCAAGAATATTTCTCTTGACCTGCCGCGGAACAAGCTGGTGGTCATCACCGGCCTCTCCGGAAGCGGAAAATCCTCGCTCGCGTTTGATACAATTTACGCGGAGGGCCAACGCAGGTACGTTGAATCTTTGTCCGCATACGCGCGGCAGTTTTTGGGTTTGATGGACAAGCCGGACGTGGAGCGCATAGACGGGCTTTCCCCGGCCATTTCCATTGACCAGAAGTCAGCCTCCCACAACCCGCGCTCCACGGTGGGCACGGTCACGGAAGTCTATGACTACCTCCGCGTGCTGTACGCCCGGGTGGGCACGCCGCACTGCCCGCAGTGCGGAAAAGTCATCACCAAGCAGACCAAGCAGCAGATCATCAATCAGATTCAAAAACTCTCGGACGGCACCAAGATTATGGTGCTCTCACCAATGATCCGGGACCAGAAGGGCGAGCATAGGCACGTGTTTGCGGAGCTTGCCCGCGCCGGGTTCGCGCGGGTCCGCTTGGACTCCGAGGTCATACCATTAGAGGAAGCGCAGGACAAGCGGCTTGATAAGCAGAAGAAGCACACTATTGAGGTGGTGGTTGACCGGCTTACGGTCAAGGCCAAGCCAAGTGCGGACGACCGGACGCGCTTGGCTGATTCTTTAGGCACTGCGCTTGAGCTCGGGGACGGGCTCGTGATTATCAGTGAAGTTGATTCCGGGCGCGACACCCTGTACTCCGAGCACCTGGCGTGCGCTGGCTGCGGCATCAATCTGCCGCTCCTGGAGCCGCGCAACTTTTCGTTCAATTCACCGCACGGGGCCTGCGTTGAGTGCGGGGGCCTGGGCACCAAACTTGAAGTTGACCCGGACCTCGTCATCCCGAATAAGAAGCTCTCCATCGCCGAGGGCGCCATTCGGCCATGGTCAAGGACTGCTGCGTTCCAGGGCTGGTACTTCCGCATTTTAGAGGCAGTTGCGAAACAGTCCGGTTTTTCCATACGCAAGCCCGTCAAAGAACTTGCTAAAAAAGATGTGGATGCGGTGCTGTACGGAACCGGATCAACCGCCTACCGTGTGAGCAACCCGGAGGCCGAGGGCAAGATAAAGGAGTTTGAGACAACGTACGAGGGCGTGCTCGCGAACCTGGCGCGCCGCTACCAGGAAACGGATTCAGATTACATCCGCAGGGAAATTGAGACCTACATGCGCATCAAGCTCTGCCCGAAGTGTCTGGGAAAGCGGCTCAAGCCCGAGGCCCTCTCGGTCACCATCGCCGGCCGGAGCATCGCCCAGGTGACGGACAGCTCCATAGATGAGGCGCTCGCGCATTTCAAAGTGCTCGGCTCAAGCCGCGGCGGGCTTACGGCTTCCGAAATGCAGATTGCGAAGCTGGTTCTCAAAGAGGTGGTGGCGCGCCTGGAGTTTTTGCGCAACGTGGGCTTAAACTACCTCACGCTCGCGAGGGCCGCGCACACGCTCTCCGGCGGAGAAGCCCAGCGCATTAGGCTTGCCACGCAGATCGGGTCCGCGCTCACCGGCGTATTGTACGTATTGGACGAGCCGTCCATCGGCCTGCACCAGCGCGATAACGCGCGTTTGATTGAAACGCTGAAAGCCTTGCGCGACCTTGGAAATACCGTGATTGTGGTTGAGCACGACGAGGAAACCATTTCCGCGGCTGATTGGGTGGTTGACATCGGCCCGGGTGCGGGCAAGCACGGCGGCAACGTGGTGGCCCAAGGGACTCCGGCGCAGATCAAAAAATCTTCCAAGTCAGTTACCGGACAGTTCCTCTCGGGCAAGCGCTCCATTGCTGTTCCCGAACGGCACCACAAAGGAAACGGGAAAGCTATTTCCATCCTCGGGGCTTCCGAGTTCAATCTCAAGAACATCAATGTGGACATTCCCCTGGGCAAGCTGATTGCCATTACTGGCGTGTCCGGCTCCGGAAAATCAACGCTCATGACCGACATCCTGGCAAAGGCGCTCCTGCAGCACTTTTACCGCGCCAAAGAGCGCCCGGGCAAGCACCGCGCAATCAATGGATTAGAGCATATTGATAAGGTGATTGACATTGACCAGTCTCCCATTGGCCGGACCCCGCGCTCCAACCCCGCGACCTACACGGGCCTGTTCACCCCCATCCGCGATTTGTTTACCCAGCTGCCGGAAGCAAAAATCCGCGGGTACAAGGCGGGCAAATTCAGCTTTAACGTAAAGGGCGGCCGGTGCGAGGCGTGCGAGGGGGACGGGGTCAAGCGCATTGAGATGAATTTCCTTCCGGACGTGTACGTTGAGTGCGAGGAGTGCCGTGGCAAGCGCTACTCGCGCGAAATATTGGAAATCCACTACAAGGAAAAGAACATCGCCGAGGTGCTGGAAATGACCGTGGATGAGGCGGCTGAATTTTTTAAGAACATTCCCATCATCAAGACCAAACTTGATACGTTGTTTGAAGTGGGCCTTGGGTACATCCACCTCGGCCAGCAGGCGACCACGCTCTCCGGGGGAGAGGCCCAGCGCATCAAGCTCGCCACCGAGCTCTCGCGCCGCGCCACCGGGCGCACGCTCTACATTCTGGATGAGCCGACCACCGGCCTGCACTTTGCGGACGTGGAGCGCTTGCTTGCCGTCTTAAACGCGCTCTGCAACAAAGGCAACACTGTGCTCATCATTGAGCATAATTTGGACGTCATCAAGAGCTGCGACTGGATCATTGACCTCGGACCCGAGGGCGGGGATGGGGGCGGGGAGCTGGTTGCGAGCGGGACGCCGCGGGATGTTGCTAAAGTCAACAAGAGTTATACCGGGCAGTACCTCAAGAAGGTTTTGTAA
- a CDS encoding O-antigen ligase family protein: MKFLNAVIQYGILLFVFLIPWQARLMLVPGSINGAYWEYGTRSLYATEALLFVILLAVVVKGAAYIMRSKPRFSMRRLASPAGALVVFLVWAGASVFWSIDREVALEHWLVLIEAGAVFVIFVSGAIPLRTLSWSIILSGSIQAVLGFVQFRMQEAAGGAWLGMAYQHASILGTSVVETDAMRLLRAYGSFPHPNMLGGWLALSLLLAMREVKRTPLTYIAIAFLSAGLAVTFSRGAWLAFGVGFALLVAAWMRPNSPACNQAGARGRFFFLPLLIIALFVGTLAVAYPEPFKERIFGGNRLEAKSVEERASGIAEAWQLIKQHPITGVGIGNYGLAVHRDIDASKPAYYYQPVHNVFLLAWAELGLVGLVLMTIFLLSLRTLALKGEAILSSRQGWLSAGVFLLPLMVLALFDHYLWSLYPGMMIGAVYLAIFYLKLAQK; this comes from the coding sequence ATGAAGTTCCTCAATGCGGTGATCCAGTATGGAATACTACTCTTCGTCTTCCTTATCCCCTGGCAGGCGCGCTTGATGCTGGTTCCCGGCTCAATCAACGGGGCTTACTGGGAGTATGGTACCCGGTCGTTGTACGCGACTGAAGCGTTGCTTTTCGTCATTTTGCTCGCGGTTGTTGTTAAAGGCGCGGCGTACATCATGCGGAGCAAGCCGCGGTTTTCAATGCGGCGGTTGGCGTCTCCCGCAGGCGCGCTCGTTGTTTTTTTGGTGTGGGCCGGGGCTTCCGTATTCTGGTCAATTGACCGGGAAGTTGCGCTTGAGCACTGGTTGGTACTGATTGAGGCGGGCGCGGTTTTTGTGATTTTCGTTTCAGGTGCGATTCCGCTTCGGACACTTTCATGGTCCATTATCCTGTCCGGCTCAATCCAGGCAGTGCTTGGGTTTGTCCAGTTCAGGATGCAGGAGGCGGCAGGCGGAGCATGGCTTGGCATGGCCTACCAGCACGCATCAATCCTTGGCACGTCAGTGGTTGAGACGGATGCCATGCGCCTTTTGCGCGCCTACGGCTCGTTCCCGCATCCGAACATGCTGGGCGGATGGCTCGCGCTCTCGCTCTTGCTTGCGATGCGCGAGGTCAAGCGCACGCCGCTTACGTACATCGCGATTGCGTTCTTGAGCGCTGGGCTTGCAGTTACGTTTTCCCGGGGCGCGTGGCTGGCATTTGGCGTTGGATTTGCGCTGTTGGTTGCGGCGTGGATGCGCCCGAATTCCCCCGCCTGTAATCAGGCGGGGGCTAGGGGGCGGTTCTTCTTTTTGCCGCTTTTAATCATAGCGCTGTTTGTCGGAACGCTCGCGGTTGCCTATCCCGAACCATTCAAGGAACGCATCTTCGGAGGCAACAGGCTTGAGGCAAAGTCAGTTGAAGAGCGCGCAAGCGGGATTGCGGAGGCATGGCAGCTCATCAAACAGCATCCTATTACCGGGGTTGGGATAGGGAACTATGGTTTGGCTGTGCACCGGGATATTGATGCGAGCAAGCCCGCATACTACTACCAGCCCGTGCATAACGTGTTTTTGCTCGCGTGGGCTGAATTGGGCCTGGTTGGGTTGGTGTTGATGACCATTTTTCTATTGTCATTGCGAACTCTTGCACTCAAGGGTGAAGCAATCCTATCATCGCGCCAGGGATGGCTGTCAGCAGGCGTCTTTTTACTCCCTCTTATGGTGCTTGCCCTGTTTGACCATTACCTCTGGTCTTTGTATCCAGGCATGATGATAGGGGCAGTATATCTAGCTATATTTTACCTAAAATTAGCCCAAAAATAG
- a CDS encoding co-chaperone GroES, producing MHIRPLGDRVIVKPLGNEETTASGIVLPDTVDKEKPEQGEVIAVGPGKRLESGEIAPMSVKVGDKVVFRKYSPDEIKVEGEEVLVISENDIVGIVE from the coding sequence ATGCACATCAGACCACTCGGCGATCGCGTGATCGTCAAACCCCTCGGCAACGAGGAAACAACCGCATCAGGCATTGTACTGCCGGACACGGTTGACAAAGAAAAGCCCGAACAGGGCGAAGTAATCGCAGTCGGCCCGGGCAAGCGATTGGAGTCCGGAGAGATTGCGCCCATGTCCGTTAAGGTCGGGGACAAGGTCGTGTTCCGCAAGTACTCGCCGGACGAAATCAAGGTTGAGGGCGAGGAAGTGCTCGTCATCAGCGAGAACGACATTGTGGGCATTGTTGAGTAA
- the groL gene encoding chaperonin GroEL (60 kDa chaperone family; promotes refolding of misfolded polypeptides especially under stressful conditions; forms two stacked rings of heptamers to form a barrel-shaped 14mer; ends can be capped by GroES; misfolded proteins enter the barrel where they are refolded when GroES binds): MAKQILFSDEARSAIKAGVDKLANAVKVTLGPKGRNVVIDKGFGSPTITKDGVTVAKEIELEDKFENIGADLVKEVANKTNDTAGDGTTTATLLAQIMVAAGIKNVTAGANPLGIKRGMDAATEKVVASLKEQSKAIDPSNENDVAQVASISANDKEIGKLIAQAIKKVGHEAPITVEQSQSFGMELELVEGMQFDKGYASPYMITNAERLESAMEDPSILITDKKISSVQDILPLLEKVIQSGKKEIVIIAEDFDDQILATLIVNKMRGTFTALAVKAPGFGDRRKEMLQDIAVLTGGKVISEELGLKLENAELSDLGHARKVVATKEDTTIVEGRGEPTAISGRVAEIRAALEKSDSDYDKEKLNERLGKLGKGVAIIKVGAATETEMEEKKHRIEDALEATKAAIEEGIVPGGGVALLRAMDALDHIRPEHADEKVGIDIVRRALEEPIRQIAFNAGRDGSVVAEEVKKQRGPIGYNAATNAYEDMVGSGIVDPTKVTRSALQNAVSIASMFLTTEAVITDLPEKKDEHGGGMPGMGGMGGGMGMM, from the coding sequence ATGGCTAAACAGATATTATTTTCCGATGAAGCTCGTTCCGCCATCAAGGCGGGCGTGGACAAGCTCGCGAACGCGGTAAAGGTAACGCTCGGCCCCAAGGGCCGCAACGTGGTGATTGACAAGGGATTCGGAAGCCCGACCATCACCAAAGACGGCGTCACCGTGGCAAAAGAAATTGAGCTGGAAGACAAGTTTGAAAACATCGGCGCGGACCTCGTCAAAGAAGTCGCCAACAAGACGAACGACACTGCCGGAGACGGCACCACCACCGCGACTCTGCTCGCGCAGATTATGGTGGCCGCAGGCATCAAGAACGTGACCGCCGGAGCAAACCCCTTGGGCATCAAGCGCGGCATGGACGCGGCAACCGAAAAAGTAGTCGCCTCCCTCAAGGAGCAGTCCAAGGCCATTGACCCAAGCAATGAGAACGACGTGGCCCAGGTTGCTTCCATTTCCGCGAACGATAAAGAGATCGGCAAGCTCATCGCCCAGGCCATCAAGAAAGTGGGGCACGAGGCTCCCATCACCGTGGAGCAGTCCCAGTCTTTTGGCATGGAGCTTGAGCTCGTGGAAGGCATGCAGTTTGACAAGGGCTATGCGTCCCCGTACATGATCACCAATGCCGAGCGCCTGGAGTCGGCAATGGAAGACCCCTCAATCCTCATCACGGACAAGAAGATTTCCTCGGTGCAGGACATCCTTCCGCTCTTGGAGAAAGTCATCCAGTCCGGCAAAAAGGAAATTGTGATCATTGCTGAAGATTTTGACGACCAGATCCTCGCAACGTTGATTGTGAACAAGATGCGCGGCACGTTTACCGCACTCGCGGTGAAAGCTCCGGGCTTCGGCGACCGCCGCAAGGAGATGCTGCAGGATATCGCGGTTTTGACCGGCGGCAAGGTGATTTCCGAAGAGCTCGGCCTTAAGCTTGAGAACGCGGAGCTCTCTGACCTCGGGCACGCCCGCAAGGTGGTTGCCACCAAAGAGGACACCACCATCGTGGAAGGCCGCGGCGAACCAACTGCCATTTCCGGCCGGGTTGCCGAAATCCGCGCCGCGCTTGAGAAGTCTGATTCTGACTACGACAAAGAGAAGCTCAACGAGCGCCTGGGCAAACTGGGCAAGGGCGTTGCCATCATCAAGGTGGGCGCTGCGACCGAGACTGAAATGGAAGAGAAAAAGCACCGCATTGAGGACGCCTTGGAAGCGACCAAGGCTGCCATTGAAGAAGGCATTGTGCCCGGCGGCGGAGTCGCGCTCCTGCGCGCCATGGATGCGCTTGACCACATCCGCCCCGAGCATGCCGATGAAAAAGTCGGCATAGACATTGTGCGCCGCGCCCTGGAAGAGCCCATCCGGCAGATCGCGTTCAACGCGGGCCGGGACGGAAGCGTTGTCGCGGAAGAGGTCAAGAAGCAGCGCGGGCCAATCGGCTATAATGCAGCCACCAATGCGTACGAAGACATGGTTGGGTCCGGCATTGTTGACCCGACCAAGGTTACGCGCTCCGCTCTGCAGAACGCGGTGTCCATCGCATCCATGTTCCTGACCACCGAGGCAGTCATCACGGACCTGCCGGAAAAGAAAGACGAGCACGGAGGCGGCATGCCGGGCATGGGAGGCATGGGAGGCGGCATGGGGATGATGTAA
- the pyk gene encoding pyruvate kinase has protein sequence MKRTKIICTIGPATEKAATLEKLVKAGMNCARLNFSHGTYEHHSLLIKNVRAVAKKLNEPIAIIQDLQGPRLRLGELPKDGIAVKRGDRVALVYGKQAKLNPARAGMVVLPVQEPLGTMVKEGEAILIKDGLVAMAAVEVHGSMVIAKVEQGDVLTSNRGINLPESNLPDIVITEKDKKDIQFGLKQKVDWLALSFVRNARDIKRLRALLPQKGEYQPRIIAKIERAEAVENFDEILAEADAIMIARGDLGIELPARQIPLLQKKFIELSRRASKPVIVATQMLESMTTNARPTRAEVSDVANAVIDHADCLMLSSETSTGKYPVEACKMMADIITETEESPYDDLPPQEAKRFTVPSVIAHTADDVTEHDHIRAIIVMSASGHSARLVASERPEVPIVALTQNELVVRQLALSWGISPYLMKRYDNLDTLINASVALVKRELNVKKGENIIIASGHPTGPHGSLNLLKIHTV, from the coding sequence ATGAAGCGAACCAAAATCATCTGCACCATCGGGCCGGCAACCGAGAAAGCGGCAACGCTTGAGAAACTCGTAAAAGCGGGCATGAACTGCGCCCGTTTGAATTTTTCGCACGGCACCTACGAGCACCACAGCCTGCTCATCAAAAACGTGCGCGCCGTTGCCAAGAAACTCAACGAGCCCATTGCAATCATTCAAGACCTGCAGGGCCCGCGCCTTCGCTTGGGTGAGCTTCCCAAGGACGGTATTGCGGTCAAGCGGGGTGACCGGGTTGCCTTGGTGTACGGAAAGCAGGCAAAGCTTAATCCTGCGCGGGCAGGCATGGTCGTGCTTCCGGTGCAGGAGCCGTTGGGTACCATGGTAAAGGAAGGCGAGGCGATCCTTATTAAAGACGGCTTGGTAGCCATGGCTGCTGTGGAGGTGCACGGCAGCATGGTGATTGCGAAGGTGGAGCAGGGTGATGTGCTCACCTCAAACCGCGGCATCAACCTGCCCGAATCAAATCTGCCGGACATTGTCATCACCGAAAAAGACAAAAAGGACATTCAATTCGGCTTAAAGCAAAAAGTAGACTGGCTTGCCTTGTCGTTTGTCCGCAACGCCCGGGACATCAAGCGCTTGCGCGCGCTCCTTCCGCAAAAAGGGGAGTACCAGCCGCGCATCATCGCCAAAATTGAGCGGGCCGAGGCCGTGGAGAATTTTGACGAGATTCTTGCGGAAGCTGATGCCATTATGATTGCGCGCGGAGATTTGGGCATTGAATTGCCGGCGCGCCAAATTCCGCTCTTGCAGAAAAAATTCATTGAGCTCTCGCGCCGCGCTTCAAAACCGGTGATTGTCGCGACCCAGATGCTTGAATCCATGACCACGAATGCGCGGCCCACGCGCGCCGAGGTCAGTGATGTCGCGAACGCGGTCATTGACCACGCGGACTGCCTCATGCTCTCCAGCGAAACATCCACGGGCAAGTATCCGGTTGAGGCGTGCAAGATGATGGCTGATATTATCACCGAAACCGAAGAATCGCCGTACGATGACCTTCCGCCCCAAGAAGCAAAGCGCTTTACCGTGCCCTCGGTCATCGCGCATACGGCGGATGACGTTACCGAGCACGACCACATCCGCGCCATCATCGTGATGTCCGCGTCCGGGCACAGCGCGCGCTTGGTCGCAAGCGAGCGGCCCGAGGTGCCCATCGTGGCGCTCACCCAGAACGAGCTCGTAGTCAGGCAGCTTGCATTGTCCTGGGGCATTTCGCCGTACCTGATGAAGCGGTATGATAATCTTGATACGCTCATTAACGCGAGCGTGGCATTGGTCAAGCGCGAGCTCAACGTCAAGAAGGGCGAAAACATCATTATCGCGTCCGGCCACCCAACCGGGCCGCACGGTTCATTGAATTTATTGAAAATTCACACGGTATGA